A portion of the Bufo gargarizans isolate SCDJY-AF-19 chromosome 7, ASM1485885v1, whole genome shotgun sequence genome contains these proteins:
- the KDM4A gene encoding lysine-specific demethylase 4A, producing MAGENDNPNSSCRIMTFYPTPEEFRDFRRYIAYIESQGAHRAGLAKVVPPKGWKPRVCYDDLDDLVIPAPIQQVVTGQSGLFTQYNIQKKPMTVKEFRRIANSDKFCTPRYADFEDLERKYWKNLTFNAPIYGADVNGSLYDKHVEEWNIAHLNTILDVVEREGGITIEGVNTPYLYFGMWKTSFAWHTEDMDLYSINYLHFGEPKSWYTIPPEHGKRLERLAKGFFPGSAQSCEAFLRHKMTVISPFILKKYGIPFNKITQEAGEFMITFPYGYHAGFNHGFNCAESTNFATLRWIEYGKQAVLCSCRKDMVKISMDVFVHKFQPERYKLWQAGKDVTVIDHSLPTPEAAEFTDDQQADADQKKSVIKQRIGTKRHRVCLEVPKELNQSGEFKDELCPDRCDLETPCAEGPKVEDCLEEETEAGSSGQHFETLKNVESYATSGTTTPISNPGSPSTSAENFSSSQDSSDSSDTDSEDPHGSCHKKSRSIHSYAQGQNKATMWKKTSAMGSFTEHELKEVAENHMDSLQESFNSKSRRQPLSKLPRYHPLVMKDSGSEDDQPDQMLMDEEFEETEAWAKPLTQLWKNKPPNFQVEREYNLAMSQVSPHCSICMLFRTYYQSDRAETNRTENPVGFHLKTKPLIPEMCFTITGSNSEINLSAPFLEDDGTSLLITCRNCHVCVHASCYGVPKDKAVEGWVCSRCEENAMSEDCCLCSLRGGALQKANDNRWVHVMCAVAVAEAKFVNVAERRPVDISKIPLMRFRLKCAFCKKRRKRVAGCCVQCSHGRCPTSFHATCAQAAGVMMQPDDWPFVVYITCSRHKPSQNEGSDSRQDIVVGQRVIGKHKNGRYYQCEVINLTKETFYEVNFDDGSFSDNLYPEDIVSRDCLNLGPPPAGEVVQVRWTDGLVYGAKFVASHTIQMYQIEFEDGSHVPAKRDDVYTLDEELPKKVKTRLSVASDMRFTEIFAEKEVKQEVKRQRVINSKYREDYIEPALYHAIME from the exons ATGGCGGGGGAAAACGACAACCCAAACTCCAGCTGTAGGATCATGACATTCTATCCTACGCCAGAGGAGTTCCGTGACTTTAGGCGGTACATTGCGTATATTGAATCCCAAGGGGCCCACCGTGCAGGCCTGGCCAAG GTGGTTCCTCCTAAGGGGTGGAAACCTCGGGTCTGCTACGATGACCTTGATGACCTGGTGATTCCAGCGCCCATTCAGCAAGTGGTCACTGGACAGTCCGGACTCTTCACTCAATACAACATCCAGAAGAAGCCGATGACTGTCAAGGAATTCAGGAGGATTGCAAACAGCGACAA GTTCTGCACTCCCCGTTATGCTGACTTCGAAGATCTGGAGCGCAAATATTGGAAGAACTTGACCTTTAATGCCCCCATTTATGGGGCAGATGTGAATGGGTCCCTGTATGACAAG CACGTGGAGGAGTGGAATATCGCCCACCTGAACACCATACTGGATGTGGTGGAGAGAGAGGGCGGCATCACCATAGAAGGCGTCAACACTCCCTATTTGTATTTCGGCATGTGGAAAACCTCATTTGCTTGGCACACGGAGGACATGGACCTGTACAGCATCAATTACCTGCACTTCGGGGAGCCCAAGTCATG GTACACCATTCCACCAGAACATGGCAAACGCCTGGAGCGGCTCGCCAAAG GTTTCTTCCCTGGCAGTGCTCAGAGCTGCGAAGCCTTCCTCCGCCACAAGATGACCGTCATCTCTCCCTTCATCCTCAAGAAGTACGGCATCCCCTTCAATAAG ATCACACAGGAAGCCGGAGAGTTCATGATCACCTTCCCTTATGGTTACCATGCTGGCTTTAACCATGGATTCAACTGTGCCGAGTCAACAAATTTTGCCACTTTGAGGTGGATTGAGTATGGAAAGCAGGCTGTTCTG TGTTCCTGCAGGAAGGACATGGTGAAAATCTCCATGGACGTCTTTGTTCACAAGTTCCAACCTGAGCGATATAAACTGTGGCAGGCTGGAAAGGACGTCACTGTCATCGACCACTCGCTGCCCACGCCAGAAGCGGCTGAGTTTACTGATGATCAACAAGCCGATGCAGATCAAAAGAAAAG CGTCATCAAACAACGCATAGGAACCAAGCGCCACCGGGTGTGTCTGGAGGTCCCAAAGGAGCTGAACCAGAGCGGAGAATTTAAGGATGAACTCTGTCCTGACCGGTGTGACCTAGAGACCCCCTGTGCGGAAGGGCCCAAAGTGGAAGACTGCCTGGAAGAGGAGACTGAAGCAG GGTCCTCTGGACAGCACTTTGAAACCTTAAAAAATGTTGAAAGTTATGCCACCTCAGGAACAACCACTCCTATCTCTAACCCCGGGAGCCCCTCCACCAGCGCTGAGAACTTTTCATCCTCCCAAGACAGCTCGGATTCATCGGATACAGACTCTGAGGATCCACATGGATCTTGCCACAAGAAGTCTCGCAGTATACACAGCTATGCCCAAGGGCAGAACAAAGCCACCATGTGGAAGAAGACCAGTGCTATGGGCAGCTTCACAGAGCATGAGCTGAAAGAG GTGGCAGAGAATCATATGGACTCTCTTCAGGAGAGTTTCAATTCCAAGAGTCGCCGGCAGCCCCTCTCCAAGCTCCCCCGTTACCACCCCTTGGTGATGAAGGATAGCGGCAGTGAGGACG ATCAGCCAGACCAGATGCTTATGGATGAAGAATTTGAAGAGACTGAGGCGTGGGCCAAACCCCTCACTCAGCTCTGGAAGAACAAACCACCAAATTTCCAGGTGGAAAGAGAATACAATCTAGCCATGTCTCAGGTGTCTCCGCACTGCTCCATCTGCATGCTCTTCCGGACTTACTATCAG TCTGACCGTGCAGAAACGAACAGGACTGAGAACCCCGTTGGATTCCACCTGAAGACCAAGCCACTTATCCCAGAGATGTGCTTTACAATCACTGGCAGCAATTCTGAGATCAACCTGTCTGCTCCATTCCTGGAGGATGATGGGACCAGCCTGCTCATAACCTGTAGAAACTGCCACGTGTGCGTCCATGCCA GTTGCTATGGAGTGCCTAAAGATAAAGCGGTAGAAGGCTGGGTCTGCTCCAGATGTGAAGAAAACGCCATGTCGGAG GATTGCTGCCTCTGTTCTCTACGTGGTGGAGCCTTACAGAAGGCCAATGATAACCG GTGGGTGCATGTGATGTGTGCCGTGGCAGTGGCTGAAGCCAAATTTGTGAACGTTGCAGAGAGGCGTCCTGTAGACATCAGCAAAATCCCCTTGATGAGATTCAGACTG AAATGTGCTTTCTgtaagaagaggagaaagagggtgGCCGGGTGCTGTGTCCAGTGCTCTCACGGTCGATGTCCCACCTCATTCCACGCCACCTGTGCCCAAGCTGCTGGAGTAATGATGCAGCCGGATGATTGGCCGTTTGTGGTGTATATAACCTGCTCCAGACACAAGCCATCCCAAAATGAG GGCAGTGATTCGCGCCAAGACATTGTAGTGGGGCAGCGCGTGATCGGCAAACACAAGAACGGCCGCTACTACCAATGTGAGGTCATCAACCTGACAAAGGAGACTTTTTATGAGGTCAACTTTGACGACGGCTCCTTCAGTGACAATCTGTATCCAGAGGACATTGTG AGCCGTGATTGTCTTAATCTGGGCCCACCCCCCGCAGGGGAGGTCGTGCAGGTGCGCTGGACAGATGGACTTGTCTATGGTGCTAAGTTTGTTGCATCGCACACAATTCAGATGTATCAG attgaaTTTGAAGATGGATCTCATGTACCTGCAAAAAGGGATGACGTGTATACGCTCGACGAAGAGTTACCAAAGAAAGTAAAGACTCGTCTG TCGGTGGCATCAGACATGCGCTTTACAGAAATCTTTGCAGAAAAGGAAGTGAAGCAGGAGGTGAAACGACAGAGAGTCATCAACTCCAAGTATCGGGAGGACTACATTGAGCCGGCTCTGTACCATGCCATCATGGAGTGA